The DNA segment TAGTTAAACAAATAATCGGTTCTACATTAAATGACTCTACGACAACAAGAAAGCGATCCAACAATAAAGGATTGAAGTCGGGTTCTGTTAACGAAAACACGAGTAAAGCTTGATCAATATTAGCGATTGGTGGACGTACTAGTGCATTCTTCCTTTCATGAACAATGGTAATTGTCCCGTCAGAACTACCTTCCACTTCATAATCGACATAGTCTCCAACGAGTGGATTCACTCCACGATTTCTGAAAACACCACGCCCTCGGCATTGTATAAACTGTTCTCCATCTTGAACATAATAAAACCCGCTAAGCGCTTTACGTATTTGCCCTTTTGGCATCGTATTCCTCCCTAATTGATACTGTTATACTCTATGATTTCATCTTCTATAACTTTTGAGTCTACCATAATTCGGTATGCTCCTTTTTGACCTTCTTCAATTTCTAATTTAATTTCGTGTAATTTTGTTTCTGTAAGAACAAATTCCTCAACAGGTTCTGTCAAAGTATGGTTCTGATCCTGAAGATAAATACGAACGAGTTGTTCAACATCTGGTTCTTCAGGTTCATAAGGAATTTCGACCATTTTCACAAAGGTTTTAATTTGCTTAGCTGTTTGGCCTTTTGATAACACAATTTCGATCAAGCTACCCGGTTTAAGCATTGTTCCTGCAACTGGCGTTTGAGAAATGACAAATCCTCCAGGTACGTCCACAGAAAAATCTTCACTCACAATTCGAATGTTAAATCCAGATGATTTAGCATAGTCATTAAGTGTTTTTTCGTTATATGCTTTTGTTAAATCAATGACGCTAATTAGATTAGGACCTTTACTCACTGTGAATACGAGTTCGGTTTCATCAGGAATAATATCACTATCTCCTGCTGGTTTTTGAGAAAGAATTCTACCTTCAGGTTCATCTGAAAATTCTTCTTTTGTTTCAATGGAATCAAAGTTTTGTGATGCTAATAAATCCTTAACATCATTAATATCACGTCCTACGTAATCAGCTAGATAAACTAATTCTTTCCCACTTGAGACTACGAACTCAATTTCAGTTCCTTCATCTCTTATTTTTCCAATTTGTGGAATAGTACGGATAACTTGACCTTCTTCAATGTCTTCAGAAGATTCTTGAGATTCATTTCCAGCAATCAAGCCTACATCTTCCACCATAGCAATCGCTTCGTTTAAAGGCAATTTTTCAACATTAGGTACTTCAACTTTATTTGGTCCAAAAAGTTGTGGGAATGCGAGTATTATAGCTAAACTTGCCAGTATGAGTAATGAAACTATCCCTAAAATCCAAGGCCATTTTTTCTTTTTCTTTTTTTCTTCAACAACTGGATTCGGTGATGAAGTATTTTCTTTTGAGAGTTTCTTAGTATCGGCTAATTGATCGTAGCTGCCATCTTTAATAATAGGCATTGCTTTGGTAGCACCATCATCAGTTGGAATGGCAAATGCCTTTTCATTTGCACGTTCTTCAGATAATACGTTATTTAAATCGAATTCCATTTCTTCGACAGTTTGGTAACGATTTCGAGGATCTTTTGCTGTCGCTTTCATGACCACATTTTCCAGACTTTGAGGAATACTAGGTACAACAGCTCTTACTGAAGGTGTTTCAGTTTGTAGATGTTTTAATGCAATGGATACTGCTGATTCACCTAAAAAAGGAAGTTTTCCTGTAAGTAATTCGAACAACACGATACCTAGTGCATAAATATCTGATCTTTTGGTTGCCGTTCCACCACGTGCTTGTTCAGGAGATAAATAATGTACAGTTCCTAAAACCGAATTAGTTTGAGTAAATGATGTGGCACTTAAAGCCATTGCAATCCCAAAGTCTGTAATTTTGACATGATGAATTCCATCCATCAAAATATTTTGGGGTTTAATATCTCGATGAACAATTTGATTTTGATGAGCGTGGCCAATTGCTGAAGTTAATTGTTTCATGATGTTCACTGTCTCAACTGGTGAAAGTGGTGCAGCATCTACAATATAATGTTTTAATGTTTTACCTTCCACAAACTCCATCACCAAATATTGCAAGTCCTTATCTTCACCGACATCAAAAATATTAACAATATTAGGGTGGGTCAGACTAGTTGCGGCAAGTGCTTCTCGTTGAAATCTTCTATGCAAATCGTCTTCATTTGAAAAATCATATCGCAATACTTTGATGGCTACATCTCGATCAAGAATCATGTCGTGAGCGAGGTAAACATTGGACATGCCCCCTCCACCAATCATTTCGAGAACTTTATATCGTCCACTGATTCTTTTGCCTACGAGCATGTCTACACCTCCTCTTTTGTATTGGTAATTAACACGAGAGAGATGTTATCTTCTCCACCTTTTTTATTTGCGAGATCTACTAGTTGAGTGCCTTTATCAAGAACGGATACATCTGTTGACATAATTTTTGTCATGTCATCAATCGATAATTTATTACTTAACCCGTCTGAACATAATAGTAAGTAAGAATATGTAGGAAACATTAATGAAACAAAGTCAGGCTCAATCGTTTTTTCGGTTCCTAATGATTTTGTAATTAAATTTTTCCTTGGATGACTTTCTGCTTCCTCTTCACTAATTTCTCCATTTTCAACTAAAATGTTTACATATGAATGATCTTTTGTTAATTGTTTCATTTTTCCAGCGTGCCATTCATAAGCACGACTATCTCCAATATGACAGAGTACTTTTTGTTCGTCAGTTAATACCGCCGCTAAAAATGTGGTGCCCATTCCTTGGCAATCTTCATGCGTTAAAGAATAATCAAAGATCAAGCTATTAATTTTTTTTACTGAGTTTGAAAACCAATGTTTAATAGTTTCTTCTGAAGAAAACTGTTCAGAGGTGGCACTATTAAAGTA comes from the Paenisporosarcina antarctica genome and includes:
- the pknB gene encoding Stk1 family PASTA domain-containing Ser/Thr kinase → MLVGKRISGRYKVLEMIGGGGMSNVYLAHDMILDRDVAIKVLRYDFSNEDDLHRRFQREALAATSLTHPNIVNIFDVGEDKDLQYLVMEFVEGKTLKHYIVDAAPLSPVETVNIMKQLTSAIGHAHQNQIVHRDIKPQNILMDGIHHVKITDFGIAMALSATSFTQTNSVLGTVHYLSPEQARGGTATKRSDIYALGIVLFELLTGKLPFLGESAVSIALKHLQTETPSVRAVVPSIPQSLENVVMKATAKDPRNRYQTVEEMEFDLNNVLSEERANEKAFAIPTDDGATKAMPIIKDGSYDQLADTKKLSKENTSSPNPVVEEKKKKKKWPWILGIVSLLILASLAIILAFPQLFGPNKVEVPNVEKLPLNEAIAMVEDVGLIAGNESQESSEDIEEGQVIRTIPQIGKIRDEGTEIEFVVSSGKELVYLADYVGRDINDVKDLLASQNFDSIETKEEFSDEPEGRILSQKPAGDSDIIPDETELVFTVSKGPNLISVIDLTKAYNEKTLNDYAKSSGFNIRIVSEDFSVDVPGGFVISQTPVAGTMLKPGSLIEIVLSKGQTAKQIKTFVKMVEIPYEPEEPDVEQLVRIYLQDQNHTLTEPVEEFVLTETKLHEIKLEIEEGQKGAYRIMVDSKVIEDEIIEYNSIN
- a CDS encoding Stp1/IreP family PP2C-type Ser/Thr phosphatase, with protein sequence MKYTVLSDIGQKRSVNEDCAAVIVRSDFVRLGVIADGMGGHNAGDIASNMAVTKIGEYFNSATSEQFSSEETIKHWFSNSVKKINSLIFDYSLTHEDCQGMGTTFLAAVLTDEQKVLCHIGDSRAYEWHAGKMKQLTKDHSYVNILVENGEISEEEAESHPRKNLITKSLGTEKTIEPDFVSLMFPTYSYLLLCSDGLSNKLSIDDMTKIMSTDVSVLDKGTQLVDLANKKGGEDNISLVLITNTKEEV